From Rhodopseudomonas palustris:
CTGGCGCCGGCGGCAGATCATCTCGTCCGAACCCGACCCCAAGGAGAGAACCGCATGAACCGTCCGCTCCGCGCGCTGCTGATCGCCGCTGCCGGCACCATGGCCTTGCCGGGCATCGCACCGGCGCAGGACAAGTCCGCCGTGCAGATCATCGCCCCGACCGACAAGACGATCACGCCGAGCGGCACCTGGAGCATGGGCGCCCGCGCCGGCGATTTCGTGTTCATCGGCGGGATGCGCGGCACCGACCGCGCCACCGGAAAGATGGTCGAGGGCGACGAGGCGCGGGTGCGGCGGATGTTCGACAACATGCTCGCCGCGGCCGAAGCCGCCGGCGCAACCAGGCACGATGCCGTGCGGCTCACCGTGTTCGTCACCGACGTCGCGAAATATCGGCCGGTGGTCAACAAGGTGCAGAAGGACATCTGGGGCGACGGCCCGTACCCGCCGCGCACCGTGCTGCAGGTGCCGGCGCTCGATCAGGGCGATATCGCCGAGATCGACGGCACGTTCTATGCGCCGGTGAAGAAGTAGTCCGCAGCCGGTGCCCCGGACGCGGCGCAGCGCGCCGCTCTCCGCGGCGTGGCGCGCTGCAGATCCGGGTCCCGGCTTTCTGTTTCTTGCGCTCGCCGCGGCTTTTCTGGCCGCCGCTCGAGTAACCGGGGTCCCGGTT
This genomic window contains:
- a CDS encoding RidA family protein, coding for MNRPLRALLIAAAGTMALPGIAPAQDKSAVQIIAPTDKTITPSGTWSMGARAGDFVFIGGMRGTDRATGKMVEGDEARVRRMFDNMLAAAEAAGATRHDAVRLTVFVTDVAKYRPVVNKVQKDIWGDGPYPPRTVLQVPALDQGDIAEIDGTFYAPVKK